CGTCGCCGTGTCGGCCGGTCGTACGCCGTAGCCGGGCCCGAGTACCCAGCAATCGGAGAACCACTTGCAGCACCGGTGAAACGCCACCGTGGTGAGCGGCGCCGGGCCGGGCAGTTCCGTGGTGAACAGCGCCGCTGCTAGTGGTGGCGGAGCGCGTCGATAAGTTGGCCCTTCGACATGCTGGCGCGACCGGGGATCCCGACCCGCTTCGCCCGCTCGTACAACTCCTTCTTCGTCATGTCGTCGTAGGCGCCGGCTCGACCGCCACGCCTGGCCACGGCAGATCGGGAACTTGCCGCCGATGCGTTCGAGATCCGTGCGGCCTTCTGTTTGCTCATGCCCTCCTTCCGCAACGCCTCGTACTGTTCGGTGTCCTTGAGGCTCGCGTTCGGCATACCGATCCTCCTCGCTGGTCGATAGGCGACGTGCCCGGGCGAGTTGGGTCCCGTCGTCGTCTCCGGTGCGGCGCTGCGTCGGCTGATGGGCGCGGCATACCCGTCCTCAGCTCGTCCTATCCGAACTGGCCTGAGTAGGAGGCCACCGTCCCGGCATGTCATCATGTGAGGACATGACTGTGGGCGGGAGGATGATGACGGAGTCCCGAACGCTCACACCGTCCCGAGCACCATCACAATCTCGGGCGCTGCTGCCGACTCTCGTCTTCGTCACCCTGGTCGTCTCGATCATCTCGAGCCTTGGGGCACCGCTCATCCCGACGATCGCGACCGAAACCGGCGTCTCCCTGGCGACCGCGCAGTGGATCCTCACGGTGACCCTGTTGGTCGGCGCCATCGCCACCCCGATTCTCGGTCGGCTCGGCGACGGCCGGCGACGACGCGAAGCGGCGCTGACCGCACTCGTCCTCGTCGTCGTCGGCGCGGTGCTCGCCGCGCTTCCGCTGTCGTTCGCGGCGTTGATCGCCGGCCGTGGCCTGATGGGCGTCGGGCTGGCCCTGACCCCGCTGGCGATGGCAGCTGCGCGCGACGCGATCGCCGGCCAACGGGGACGGCGCGCCATCGCGATGCTGTCGGTGTCGACCGCCACCGGGATCGGCCTGGGCTACCCGCTGACGAGCCTGGTCGCCGAGGTCTGGTCCTTCCGGGCCGCGTTCTGGTTCGGCGCTGCGATCGCCGCCGTCGCCCTGGTCGCGGCAATTCCGACGTTCCCACGGACGCCCGACCGGCCGCCGCGTCGGTTGGATCTCGTCAGCTGCCTGCTCGTGGCACCCGGACTGGCTCTGCTGCTGCTGGCGATGAGCCAGTACGGCACCTGGACCGGCCAGGCGGTCGCGGTGATCGCCGCGACAGCGCTCGTGTTGCTTGCAGCGTGGATCGTCCGAGAGGTCCACTCGGCCGCCCCGCTGGTGAACCTGCGGCTGGTGATCCTGCCCGGAGTTCTCGCCGCGGACCTGATCGGGTTCTTCGGGACGTTCGGTGTCTACACCACGATGACCGTGTCGATCCGCTTCGTGCAGACGCCGACCGATGCTGGCTACGGGTTCGGTCAATCGGTCTTCGTCGCCGGCCTCACGCTGGTCCCGCTGTCGGTGTTCACCGTGGCGGCCAACCGGTTGACCGGTCCGCTGGCGCGCCGGTTCGGTCCCGACCTGATCCTGCCGTTGGGCTGTTTCCTGTTCGCCGCCGCCGGCGCCACGTTCCTGCTGGCACACAGCAGCCTGTGGCAGATCTTCCTCATCATGGGTATCGGTGGGCTCGCCATGGGCTGCACCTCGACGGCGATGCCCGGCCTCATCGTGCGTTCCGTGCCGGCGGACGAGACCAGCAGCGCGATGAGCTTCAACCAGGTGCTGCGTTTCCTCGGTGGCGCGGTCGGCAGCGCGTTGACGGCGACCGTGCTGGAGAACCACACGCCGGTGGGCGCCCACCTGCCGACGCTGGACGGGTACGTGGTGATCGTCTGGACGTCCATGATCTCGCTCGTGCTGGCCGGTATCGTCGCCGCCGTTCTGCAACGACGAGCCCGCGGTCACGACGTCGACCGCGCCGACGCAGCGCTCCTCG
Above is a genomic segment from Actinomycetota bacterium containing:
- a CDS encoding Rho termination factor, giving the protein MPNASLKDTEQYEALRKEGMSKQKAARISNASAASSRSAVARRGGRAGAYDDMTKKELYERAKRVGIPGRASMSKGQLIDALRHH
- a CDS encoding MFS transporter, translating into MSSCEDMTVGGRMMTESRTLTPSRAPSQSRALLPTLVFVTLVVSIISSLGAPLIPTIATETGVSLATAQWILTVTLLVGAIATPILGRLGDGRRRREAALTALVLVVVGAVLAALPLSFAALIAGRGLMGVGLALTPLAMAAARDAIAGQRGRRAIAMLSVSTATGIGLGYPLTSLVAEVWSFRAAFWFGAAIAAVALVAAIPTFPRTPDRPPRRLDLVSCLLVAPGLALLLLAMSQYGTWTGQAVAVIAATALVLLAAWIVREVHSAAPLVNLRLVILPGVLAADLIGFFGTFGVYTTMTVSIRFVQTPTDAGYGFGQSVFVAGLTLVPLSVFTVAANRLTGPLARRFGPDLILPLGCFLFAAAGATFLLAHSSLWQIFLIMGIGGLAMGCTSTAMPGLIVRSVPADETSSAMSFNQVLRFLGGAVGSALTATVLENHTPVGAHLPTLDGYVVIVWTSMISLVLAGIVAAVLQRRARGHDVDRADAALLEEESMADAYPIGAPRTNET